Below is a window of Fusobacterium perfoetens DNA.
CTTTAAAAGAAAAATATAATATAGTACAAATTATTCCTATTAAAATACAACTATTAATTAAAAATTTAGAGAAAGATATTTTATTATCTGTAACTAAAAATAAATTTTTTATTTTAATCATCTCCTAAGTAATTTAAATCAAAAAACCACTTAAAACCAAGTTTATCAAAATTTTCTTTTTCTTTTGATAAATATTTTTCTGTTAATTTATCAAATCCCTTTTCTTTGTTAAATTTATCTATAAATTCATTCATTTTTTCAACTAACTCAATGTCATTTTTTCTAAAGGCAACACCCCACTTTTCAGGATTTTGAAAAGGAATAAAAATAGCTTTTGTAGTATCTTGATTTTTTTGCCAATTACGATATATAGTAAGTTGATCATATAAAAATACATCGGCTTTTCCTTGAACAACTTCTGTGACGCAAGCACTTTCATCAGTAAAAGAACTTATTTTTGAATTGGTTAAATTATTTTTTGCATAGATAAAACCAGTAGAACCTGTTTTTACAGCTATAGTGATATTAGGATTATTCAGGTCTTTAGCAGTTTTTATATCTGAACTTTTATTTACTAACATACCAAGTAGGGAATTTGCATAAGGTTTAGAAAATTCTACTACTTTTTTTCTATCATCAGTAATTGTCATAGAAGATACAATCATATCTATTTTTTTTGTTTGGAGTGAAGGGATAAGACCGTCCCAAGCTATATTTTCTACTTTTACCTCTTTACCGATAAATTTCCCAAATTCTTTTGCAAAATCAACACTTATTCCAACTGGATTTCCATTAGAATCTTTTGTCTCAAAAGGTGGATACGCAAGTTCCATACCAACGATTAAAATATTATTATTTTCTTTTTGATTGCAACTTATAAAGAAAGCTCCAAAAATCAAAGTTATAAATAAAAAAAATAATTTTCTTCTCATATTTTTTCCTCCTGTATTACACTGTTGAAATTAAAAAATGTTACAAGAATATTTTATCATTTAGAAGTTAAGTTATCAACAAAATACTTTGAAATAAAATTTTTTCTAAAAAGCAAATAAAAAGTTAAAAATAATAGATAAAAATATTGAAAAATATAAAAAAACTATAGGAATAGTTTGATTTTTTTGATGAAATATGTTATAATAACGATGAATTAGATTATACTGGCTTGTGGAGAGAGTGGGGCGACCCACTCTTTATTTATGGCTAAAAATGAAAGTGAGGTGACGGCTTTTGTCAAAAGAAAATACAAACGAAATAATAGGAAAAATTGAGAAGATAGTTCTACCGGTGTTAAAAGATTTAGGTTTAGAATTGGTTGATGTTGAATATCTTCAAGAGGGTGGATACTTTTATGTAAGAGTTTACATAGAGTTTTTAGACAAAGAGGTTTCATTAGATGATTGTGCAAAAGTAAGCACATTAGTTGAAGATGATATTGATAAGATTATTGATGAAAAGTTTTTCTTAGAAATTTCTTCTCCTGGAGTGGAAAGGCCATTAAAGAAAGAAAAAGATTACATAAGATTTACTGGGAATAAAATAAAAGTTAGTTTAAAACATAAATTAAATGATAACAAAAATTTTGAAGGAATTTTAGAAAAATTTGAAAATGAAACTGTAACGTTAGATACAGGAAAAGAAAAATTAGAGATACCATTTAAAGAAATTAGAAAAGCTAATTTAGTTTATGAATTTAAAAATATTTAAATTGAGTCTACTTTAGGAGGAAAAAAATGAAAGGAAAAGATGGAAAAATATTTCTTGATGCGTTAACTGCTTTAGAAAAAGAAAAAGGAATAAGCAAAGAAAGTTTATTAGAAACAGTTGAGCAAGCATTACTTGCTGCTTATAAAAAACACTTCGGAGAAGAAGAAAATGTTGAAGTAGAAATCAACAGAGAAAGTGGAGAAATAAACGTTTACGAAGTAAAAACAGTAGTAGATGACGTTTATGACGCAGCACTTGAAGTAACACCAGCTGATGCAAAAGAAGCTACTAAGAAAAATTATAAAATTGGAGATATAGCAAGAATCCCTGTTAACTGTGAAGAGTTCAGAAGAAATGCTATCCAAAATGGAAAACAAATAGTTATTCAAAAAGTAAGAGAAGCTGAAAGAACAAATATCTATGATAAATTTAAAGCTAGAGAATTTGATATTATGACTGGTATCATCAGAAGAATAGATGAAAAAAGAAGTATCTTTATCGAATTTGATGGAACAGAAGCTTTCTTACCAACATCAGAACAATCACCAGCAGATGTTTACAGAGTTGGAGATAGAATAAAAGTTTATGTAGCTGAAGTTGAAAAAACAAATAAATTCCCTAAAGTTGTGATTTCAAGAAAAAATGAAGGATTATTAAAAAAATTATTTGAGTTAGAAATACCAGAAATTGCTGAAGGGTTAATTGAGATAAAATCAGTGGCTAGAGAAGCTGGTTCAAGAGCTAAAATAGCTGTATATTCTCAAGATAAAAACATAGATACAATCGGAGCTTGTATAGGACAAAAAGGTCTAAGAATAAAAAATATAGTTGATGAATTAAACGGAGAAAAAATAGATATCGTTGAGTGGAAAGAATCTATGGAAGAATTTGTATCAGCAGTTCTTAGCCCAGCAAAAGTAAATAGCGTAGAATTGTTAGAAGATGGAACTACTGCAAGAGTAATAGTTGACCCATCACAACTTTCTTTAGCTATTGGTAAAAATGGACAAAACGCAAGACTAGCAGCAAAACTTACAGGAATGAGAGTAGACATAAAGGTTGCTGAAAAAAATGACTAATCACCCAGAAAGAACTTGCATAATATGTAAATCTAAAAAAATGAAATCAGAACTTTTTAGAATTGCAGAAAAAGATGGAAGCTATATCTTTGATGAAAAACAAGTTGTGCAAACTAGAGGACAGTATATTTGTAAAGAACATAATTGTATAGAAAGACTTTCTAAGCATAAAAAAATAAAAGTTCCAGTAGAGGAGCTTTTAAAGATGCTTAATTTATTAAAAAAAGAGTCCAAAGATTACCTGAACATTTTAAAAGCAATGAAAAATTCAAAAGAACTTGTTTTTGGAATAAATATGATATTAGATGAGATTGATAAGATACATTTTATAGTGATAGCTAGTGATATAAGTGATAAAAATAATACAAAACTTATAGACAAAGCCAGAGAAAAAAATATTCCTTTTGTTCATTATGGAAAGAAAGAGCAGTTAGGAGAGATTTTTGGCAAGAATGAAGTAAATGTTATCGCCATAAAAAATAAAAAGGTAGCCCGAGGACTTAT
It encodes the following:
- a CDS encoding DUF448 domain-containing protein, which translates into the protein MTNHPERTCIICKSKKMKSELFRIAEKDGSYIFDEKQVVQTRGQYICKEHNCIERLSKHKKIKVPVEELLKMLNLLKKESKDYLNILKAMKNSKELVFGINMILDEIDKIHFIVIASDISDKNNTKLIDKAREKNIPFVHYGKKEQLGEIFGKNEVNVIAIKNKKVARGLIERS
- the nusA gene encoding transcription termination factor NusA yields the protein MKGKDGKIFLDALTALEKEKGISKESLLETVEQALLAAYKKHFGEEENVEVEINRESGEINVYEVKTVVDDVYDAALEVTPADAKEATKKNYKIGDIARIPVNCEEFRRNAIQNGKQIVIQKVREAERTNIYDKFKAREFDIMTGIIRRIDEKRSIFIEFDGTEAFLPTSEQSPADVYRVGDRIKVYVAEVEKTNKFPKVVISRKNEGLLKKLFELEIPEIAEGLIEIKSVAREAGSRAKIAVYSQDKNIDTIGACIGQKGLRIKNIVDELNGEKIDIVEWKESMEEFVSAVLSPAKVNSVELLEDGTTARVIVDPSQLSLAIGKNGQNARLAAKLTGMRVDIKVAEKND
- a CDS encoding transporter substrate-binding domain-containing protein produces the protein MRRKLFFLFITLIFGAFFISCNQKENNNILIVGMELAYPPFETKDSNGNPVGISVDFAKEFGKFIGKEVKVENIAWDGLIPSLQTKKIDMIVSSMTITDDRKKVVEFSKPYANSLLGMLVNKSSDIKTAKDLNNPNITIAVKTGSTGFIYAKNNLTNSKISSFTDESACVTEVVQGKADVFLYDQLTIYRNWQKNQDTTKAIFIPFQNPEKWGVAFRKNDIELVEKMNEFIDKFNKEKGFDKLTEKYLSKEKENFDKLGFKWFFDLNYLGDD
- the rimP gene encoding ribosome maturation factor RimP gives rise to the protein MSKENTNEIIGKIEKIVLPVLKDLGLELVDVEYLQEGGYFYVRVYIEFLDKEVSLDDCAKVSTLVEDDIDKIIDEKFFLEISSPGVERPLKKEKDYIRFTGNKIKVSLKHKLNDNKNFEGILEKFENETVTLDTGKEKLEIPFKEIRKANLVYEFKNI